From Anaerotignum faecicola, the proteins below share one genomic window:
- the sfsA gene encoding DNA/RNA nuclease SfsA — MKYSNIVKGIFVNRPNRFTANVIIDGKEEKAHVKNTGRCRELLIEGVAAALEKSSNPGRKTAYSLIGVYKGETLVNMDSQVPNAVAAEALAEGKIEEIGAVDCIKREVKYKDSRFDIYYEKAGKRGFIEVKGVTLENGGVASFPDAPTARGTKHMQELAEAVGEGYEAAVLFLIQLGGVDTFVPNYDADLKFCTALKEAKAAGVKIMAYGCYVNIDEIKIDKKIDVKLR; from the coding sequence ATGAAGTATTCAAATATTGTAAAAGGCATTTTTGTAAATAGGCCTAATCGTTTCACGGCAAATGTTATTATAGACGGAAAAGAAGAAAAGGCACATGTTAAAAATACCGGAAGGTGCAGGGAACTTCTGATTGAAGGCGTAGCGGCGGCGCTTGAAAAGAGTTCAAATCCCGGCAGAAAAACCGCATATTCGCTTATCGGCGTTTATAAAGGAGAAACTCTTGTAAACATGGATTCCCAGGTACCCAACGCCGTTGCGGCTGAAGCCCTTGCCGAGGGGAAGATTGAAGAAATCGGCGCGGTTGACTGCATAAAAAGGGAAGTAAAATATAAGGACAGCCGTTTTGACATATATTATGAAAAGGCCGGGAAGCGGGGATTTATTGAAGTAAAAGGCGTAACGCTTGAAAACGGAGGAGTCGCGTCGTTTCCTGACGCGCCTACGGCAAGAGGGACGAAACACATGCAAGAGCTTGCCGAAGCTGTTGGAGAAGGGTATGAAGCGGCAGTTTTATTTTTGATACAGCTTGGCGGTGTTGATACGTTCGTACCTAATTACGATGCGGATTTAAAGTTTTGCACGGCATTGAAAGAGGCGAAAGCCGCGGGAGTTAAAATTATGGCGTACGGATGTTATGTAAACATTGATGAAATAAAAATCGATAAAAAAATAGATGTAAAACTTCGGTAA
- a CDS encoding Crp/Fnr family transcriptional regulator, which yields MGFGDCGLFNEITPEEYKQMMECFGSIKKTFKSGEIICDYSVNSSQVGIIESGLALMVRIDFEGNRSILETLESGSIFGEEIAFSGSSKDSIFVLCQKNCTVLFLDYEHITKRCQNACNHHTLLVQNLFKMIADKLLLMSSRVEVLSQRTIRGKLLCYFNITAANRKSSSFTLPFSVTALADYICTDRSAMMREIKNLKEEGVIEMERRNVKLLQR from the coding sequence ATGGGATTTGGTGACTGCGGCCTTTTTAACGAAATAACGCCTGAAGAATACAAACAAATGATGGAATGTTTCGGCAGTATTAAAAAAACATTTAAATCAGGCGAAATAATATGCGATTATTCTGTAAACAGCTCACAGGTCGGCATTATAGAATCCGGGCTTGCTTTAATGGTGCGCATAGATTTTGAAGGCAACAGATCAATACTCGAAACCCTTGAAAGCGGCAGCATATTCGGCGAAGAAATAGCTTTTTCAGGCAGTTCCAAAGACAGTATATTTGTACTATGCCAAAAAAACTGCACCGTACTTTTCCTCGATTACGAACATATAACAAAACGATGCCAAAATGCCTGCAACCACCACACGCTCCTTGTGCAGAACCTTTTTAAGATGATTGCAGATAAGCTTCTGCTGATGAGCAGCCGCGTTGAAGTTTTAAGCCAGAGAACAATACGCGGCAAACTGTTATGCTATTTTAATATAACTGCCGCAAACCGCAAAAGCAGTTCGTTTACACTGCCGTTTTCAGTTACCGCCCTTGCCGATTATATCTGCACCGACAGAAGCGCAATGATGAGGGAAATAAAAAATCTGAAAGAAGAAGGAGTAATAGAAATGGAACGCCGCAATGTTAAACTTCTTCAAAGATAA
- a CDS encoding DNA-directed RNA polymerase subunit beta, producing the protein MEKNRIHSVKQGDGVRKSYSRINEVLEMPNLIEVQKESYDWFLREGLKEAFEDISPITDFSGNLVLEFTDFSLDSEPKYSIEECKERDATYAAPLKIKARLNNKELDEIKEQELFMGDFPLMTDTGTFVINGAERVIVSQLVRSPGIYYASDFDKVGKKLLSATVIPNRGAWLEYETDSNDVFYVRVDRTRKVPVTVLIRALGFGTDNEIIQMFGEEPKIMATIEKDPSKSYEEGLVEIYKKLRPGEPPTVESSETLLRGMFFDPKRYDLAKVGRYKFNKKLALRNRINGAVLAENVVDPITGEIVAEAGEKLDLERCDAIQDSGVGYVIIETEEERTIKILTNQTVSIEPYISEFGLKAEDVNIKEKVYFPELKKILDEFTSAEEIKLAVKERHSLLLPKHITIQDIMASINYVMQLDYGFGNVDDIDHLGNRRIRCVGELLQNQFRIGLSRMERVVRERMTIQDLDVVTPQALINVRPVTAAIKEFFGSSQLSQFMDQNNPLSELTHKRRLSALGPGGLSRERAGFEVRDVHHSHYGRMCPIETPEGPNIGLINSLATFARINEYGFIEAPYRKIDKSGDEPRVTDEYIYVTADEEENYMVAQANEPLTEDGYFVHRKVSGRYREDIIEVDRKEIHLMDVSPKQMVSVATALIPFLENDDANRALMGSNMQRQAVPLLVTDSPIVGTGMEYKAAKDSGICVISKHDGVVERVSANQIVVKADSGERDVYKLIKYQRSNQSTCLNQRPIISIGERVKAGQIIADGASTSNGELALGKNPLIGFMTWEGYNYEDAVLLSEKLVQEDVYTSVHIDEYEAEARDTKLGPEEITRDIPNVGDDALRDLDERGIIRIGAEVRPNDILVGKVTPKGETELTAEERLLRAIFGEKAREVRDTSLRVPHGATGIIVDVKIYTRENGDDIGPGVNQLVRVYIAQKRKISVGDKMAGRHGNKGVVSRVLPVEDMPFLPNGRPLDIVLNPLGIPSRMNIGQVLETHLSLAANVLGWKVATPVFDGADEIDIMDTLEMANDYVNTDWEEFSEKWKPLLEGDIYDELYENRNHREAWKGVKLSRDGKVELRDGRSGDVFDNRVTVGFMHYLKLHHLVDDKIHARSTGPYSLVTQQPLGGKAQFGGQRFGEMEVWALEAYGAAYTLQEILTVKSDDIVGRVKTYESIVKGENIPEPGVPESFKVLLKELQSLGLDIRVLREDKTEVEIKESIDDVDDLNVTIDGFETDDDELRRPNPYAGNEENIEDPLDFLFGDEEMPENGGDLDDDDILGDDLLDVDDDFDDEE; encoded by the coding sequence ATGGAGAAAAACAGGATTCACTCTGTCAAGCAGGGCGACGGAGTAAGAAAGAGCTATTCAAGGATTAACGAAGTTCTTGAAATGCCAAATCTGATTGAGGTTCAGAAAGAAAGCTACGACTGGTTTTTAAGGGAAGGGCTTAAGGAAGCTTTTGAAGATATTTCGCCGATAACAGATTTCAGCGGCAACCTTGTGCTTGAGTTTACGGACTTTTCTTTGGACAGCGAACCGAAATATTCCATTGAAGAATGTAAGGAAAGGGACGCGACTTATGCCGCCCCGCTTAAAATAAAGGCGAGGCTTAACAATAAAGAACTTGATGAAATTAAAGAGCAGGAATTGTTTATGGGCGATTTCCCTCTTATGACTGACACAGGAACTTTTGTTATCAACGGTGCTGAACGTGTAATCGTCAGCCAGCTTGTACGTTCTCCCGGCATATATTACGCTTCTGATTTTGACAAAGTAGGCAAAAAACTCCTTTCGGCAACAGTAATCCCCAACAGGGGCGCATGGCTTGAATATGAAACAGATTCCAACGACGTTTTTTACGTCCGTGTTGACAGGACGAGGAAAGTTCCCGTAACTGTCCTTATAAGGGCTCTCGGTTTCGGCACGGATAATGAAATAATACAGATGTTCGGCGAAGAGCCGAAAATTATGGCAACGATTGAAAAGGATCCGAGCAAGTCATATGAGGAAGGCCTTGTTGAAATTTATAAAAAACTCCGTCCCGGCGAACCTCCTACGGTCGAAAGTTCCGAAACGCTTTTAAGGGGCATGTTTTTCGACCCTAAAAGGTACGACCTTGCAAAAGTCGGAAGGTATAAATTCAATAAAAAACTTGCCTTAAGGAACAGGATTAACGGCGCCGTGCTTGCCGAAAACGTAGTTGATCCGATTACAGGCGAAATTGTCGCCGAAGCGGGAGAAAAGCTCGATCTCGAAAGGTGCGACGCAATTCAGGACAGCGGCGTCGGATACGTTATAATTGAAACGGAAGAGGAAAGGACAATTAAAATCCTCACAAACCAGACTGTTTCAATCGAGCCTTACATTTCGGAGTTCGGCCTTAAAGCCGAGGACGTAAATATTAAGGAAAAAGTTTATTTCCCCGAATTAAAGAAAATTTTGGACGAATTTACGTCTGCCGAAGAAATTAAACTTGCGGTTAAAGAAAGGCACAGCCTTCTTTTGCCTAAACATATAACTATACAAGATATTATGGCGTCTATAAATTATGTTATGCAGTTAGATTATGGTTTCGGCAATGTAGACGACATCGACCACCTCGGCAACCGTCGTATACGCTGCGTAGGCGAGCTTCTCCAAAACCAGTTCAGGATTGGGCTTTCCAGGATGGAAAGGGTAGTAAGGGAAAGGATGACAATTCAGGATCTCGACGTTGTTACCCCTCAGGCTCTTATTAACGTGCGTCCCGTAACGGCGGCCATAAAGGAATTTTTCGGAAGCTCACAGCTTTCCCAGTTTATGGATCAAAACAACCCTCTTTCGGAACTTACGCATAAACGCCGTCTTTCGGCTCTCGGCCCGGGAGGCCTTTCAAGGGAAAGGGCAGGTTTCGAGGTGCGTGACGTTCATCACTCCCATTACGGCAGAATGTGCCCTATAGAAACGCCTGAAGGCCCTAACATCGGCCTTATTAACTCGCTTGCAACTTTTGCCCGTATAAACGAATACGGATTTATAGAAGCGCCTTACAGGAAAATAGACAAATCCGGCGATGAACCAAGGGTTACGGACGAATATATTTATGTGACTGCTGATGAAGAAGAAAATTACATGGTAGCCCAGGCCAACGAACCTTTAACCGAGGACGGATATTTTGTCCATAGGAAAGTTTCCGGCCGTTACCGTGAAGATATTATAGAAGTTGACAGGAAGGAAATCCACCTTATGGACGTAAGCCCTAAGCAGATGGTTTCGGTTGCTACGGCTTTGATACCTTTCCTTGAAAATGACGACGCAAACCGCGCTCTCATGGGATCGAACATGCAGCGTCAGGCCGTGCCGCTTCTTGTAACGGATTCGCCTATAGTCGGAACAGGCATGGAATACAAAGCCGCAAAGGACTCGGGTATATGCGTTATTTCAAAACATGACGGCGTTGTTGAACGCGTTTCGGCAAACCAGATTGTCGTTAAGGCCGACAGCGGCGAGAGGGACGTTTATAAGCTTATAAAATACCAAAGGAGCAACCAAAGCACATGCCTTAACCAAAGGCCTATAATATCTATAGGCGAAAGGGTTAAAGCAGGGCAGATTATAGCCGACGGCGCGTCGACTTCAAACGGCGAGCTTGCTCTCGGAAAAAATCCTCTTATAGGGTTTATGACGTGGGAAGGCTATAACTACGAGGACGCTGTACTTTTAAGTGAAAAGCTTGTGCAGGAGGACGTTTATACGTCTGTTCACATTGATGAGTACGAGGCTGAAGCCAGGGATACGAAACTCGGACCTGAAGAAATAACAAGGGATATACCGAACGTGGGCGATGATGCGCTCCGCGACCTCGACGAGAGGGGAATTATCAGAATAGGGGCGGAAGTAAGGCCGAACGATATACTTGTAGGCAAAGTAACTCCTAAAGGGGAAACCGAACTTACCGCCGAGGAAAGGCTTTTGCGCGCTATATTCGGAGAAAAGGCAAGGGAAGTAAGGGATACCTCCCTCAGAGTTCCGCACGGAGCCACAGGCATTATAGTGGACGTGAAAATATATACAAGAGAAAACGGCGACGATATAGGGCCGGGAGTTAACCAGCTCGTGCGCGTTTATATAGCGCAGAAAAGGAAAATATCGGTTGGCGACAAGATGGCCGGGCGTCATGGAAACAAAGGTGTTGTTTCACGCGTGCTTCCCGTTGAAGATATGCCGTTCCTTCCAAACGGCAGGCCTCTTGATATTGTCCTTAACCCACTGGGTATACCTTCCCGTATGAATATAGGGCAGGTGCTTGAAACGCATTTAAGCCTTGCGGCAAACGTGCTTGGCTGGAAAGTTGCAACGCCTGTTTTTGACGGCGCGGACGAGATTGACATTATGGATACCCTCGAGATGGCCAACGACTATGTAAACACCGACTGGGAAGAATTTTCCGAAAAATGGAAGCCTCTGCTTGAAGGCGATATTTATGATGAACTTTATGAAAACAGAAACCACAGGGAAGCGTGGAAAGGCGTTAAATTAAGCAGGGACGGAAAGGTTGAACTCAGGGACGGCAGAAGCGGCGACGTTTTTGACAACAGGGTTACGGTAGGTTTTATGCATTATCTCAAACTTCACCACCTTGTAGACGACAAAATCCATGCTCGTTCAACAGGACCGTACTCGCTTGTTACACAGCAGCCTTTGGGCGGCAAGGCGCAGTTCGGCGGCCAGCGTTTCGGAGAAATGGAGGTTTGGGCTCTGGAAGCATACGGCGCGGCATACACGCTTCAGGAAATACTTACGGTTAAATCAGACGATATCGTAGGCCGTGTTAAAACGTATGAATCTATTGTTAAAGGCGAAAATATACCGGAGCCGGGCGTGCCCGAATCGTTTAAGGTACTCCTTAAAGAGCTTCAGTCCCTCGGCCTTGATATAAGGGTTCTCCGCGAGGATAAGACGGAAGTTGAGATAAAAGAATCTATAGACGACGTTGACGATTTAAATGTTACAATAGACGGTTTTGAAACCGACGACGATGAACTTAGAAGGCCTAACCCATATGCCGGCAATGAGGAAAATATTGAGGACCCGCTTGATTTCCTTTTCGGCGACGAGGAAATGCCCGAAAACGGCGGCGATCTCGACGACGATGATATTTTGGGCGACGACCTGCTGGACGTTGACGATGATTTTGATGATGAAGAGTAA
- a CDS encoding TrkA family potassium uptake protein, with translation MKSILIIGLGRFGRHMAKKFLEQGNEVLGVDMDEERVNDALDVLTSAQIGDAKTERFVEHLGVRNFDLCVVAIGDDFQGSLETTSLLKEYGAKFVLARASRDVHAKFLLRNGADRIVYAEREMAERLAVTYGSDNIFDYVELTDEYSIYEIKIPESWIGHSIIKLNVRSKYGINVLAIKNEGVINPAPCPEHIFSDKETMIVMGHNDDVEKITHLK, from the coding sequence ATGAAATCGATACTTATAATCGGCTTGGGACGTTTCGGCAGGCATATGGCAAAAAAATTCCTTGAGCAGGGAAATGAAGTTCTCGGAGTCGATATGGATGAAGAAAGGGTAAACGACGCTTTGGATGTTCTTACAAGCGCGCAGATCGGGGACGCCAAAACAGAAAGGTTTGTGGAACATCTGGGAGTGAGGAATTTCGATCTGTGCGTTGTGGCTATCGGCGATGATTTCCAAGGTTCGCTTGAAACCACGTCGCTTTTAAAAGAGTACGGCGCCAAATTTGTCCTTGCACGGGCGAGCAGGGACGTTCATGCAAAATTCCTTTTGAGAAACGGGGCCGACAGGATTGTTTATGCCGAAAGGGAAATGGCCGAAAGGCTTGCCGTAACATATGGCTCGGACAATATATTCGATTATGTCGAATTGACGGACGAATATTCTATTTATGAAATAAAGATTCCCGAAAGCTGGATTGGCCACAGCATTATCAAGCTGAATGTCCGTTCAAAGTACGGAATTAACGTGCTGGCGATCAAAAACGAAGGGGTTATCAACCCGGCCCCATGCCCGGAACATATTTTTTCGGATAAAGAAACTATGATTGTAATGGGCCACAATGACGACGTTGAAAAAATAACGCATTTAAAATAG
- a CDS encoding Trk family potassium uptake protein, translating to MLLKKQQLNPTKLIALGYCAIILIGAVLLTLPISSKNGVMTPFIDALFTAATSTCVTGLVVYDTYSHWSLFGQLIIITLIQVGGIGFMTVAISAVSLTKRKIGLSNRYVMQESIAAPHMGGIVRLTKLVVFGTLFFEISGAFLLSFKFIPELGALRGIYFSVFHSVSAFCNAGIDLMGYYSPFSSLVTVGNNYLFLIVIMGLIIVGGLGFFVWSDLLEHGLKFKRYSLHTKVVLATTVFLIIFGAVLIYIFEMKGTAFQGMEQHQKVMASLFQAVSPRTAGFNSIDLTALTDSSLLLIICLMIVGGSPGSTAGGIKTTTFTILVLSIVAVVKRKKSVECFSRRIDEETFRQVCSILMMYLILVMFSTMAVCAIDGLDFMAVLFETSSAVGTVGLTLGITPELSGVSKFIVLLLMYFGRVGGISVLLAISNRVPAAYRYPQEKIAVG from the coding sequence ATGTTATTAAAAAAACAACAGCTTAATCCGACGAAACTCATAGCCCTCGGATATTGTGCGATTATACTTATCGGGGCGGTTTTGCTGACGCTTCCGATATCTTCCAAAAACGGCGTTATGACACCTTTTATTGACGCTTTATTTACGGCTGCAACTTCAACATGCGTAACGGGGCTGGTTGTTTATGATACATACAGCCACTGGTCTTTGTTCGGCCAGCTCATTATAATAACGCTTATACAGGTTGGAGGCATAGGGTTTATGACAGTGGCTATATCTGCCGTTTCGCTTACAAAAAGGAAGATAGGCCTTTCAAACAGGTATGTAATGCAGGAATCCATTGCGGCGCCTCACATGGGCGGAATTGTCCGCCTTACTAAGCTGGTTGTTTTCGGAACGCTTTTTTTTGAAATTTCCGGAGCGTTTTTGCTTTCATTCAAGTTTATACCGGAACTTGGGGCGCTCAGGGGAATATATTTTTCAGTGTTCCATTCGGTGTCGGCATTTTGCAATGCCGGAATAGATCTTATGGGATATTATTCGCCTTTTTCATCTCTTGTTACTGTCGGGAACAATTATTTGTTTTTGATTGTTATAATGGGGCTTATTATAGTGGGCGGTCTTGGCTTTTTTGTTTGGAGCGATTTGTTGGAGCACGGGCTTAAATTTAAGCGGTACAGTCTCCATACGAAGGTTGTTTTGGCCACGACAGTTTTCCTTATTATATTCGGCGCGGTTTTAATATATATTTTTGAAATGAAAGGGACTGCTTTTCAGGGTATGGAACAGCATCAGAAAGTGATGGCGTCTTTGTTTCAGGCCGTTTCGCCGCGGACAGCCGGTTTTAATTCCATTGATCTTACTGCTTTGACAGACTCCAGCCTGCTTTTAATTATATGCCTCATGATTGTCGGCGGCTCGCCCGGATCGACGGCAGGAGGAATAAAGACCACTACGTTTACTATACTTGTGCTGAGTATTGTTGCCGTTGTGAAAAGGAAAAAGTCGGTTGAATGTTTTTCACGAAGGATTGACGAAGAAACTTTCCGGCAGGTTTGCAGTATTTTAATGATGTATTTAATACTTGTAATGTTTTCAACAATGGCCGTATGCGCCATTGACGGGCTTGATTTTATGGCTGTGCTTTTTGAAACCTCTTCGGCGGTAGGCACAGTCGGTCTTACGCTGGGCATAACTCCTGAACTCAGCGGAGTTTCAAAGTTTATTGTGCTGCTTTTAATGTATTTCGGAAGGGTTGGCGGAATAAGCGTGCTGCTTGCTATTTCAAACAGGGTTCCGGCGGCTTACAGGTATCCGCAGGAAAAAATTGCAGTTGGATAA